A stretch of the Clarias gariepinus isolate MV-2021 ecotype Netherlands chromosome 26, CGAR_prim_01v2, whole genome shotgun sequence genome encodes the following:
- the LOC128514453 gene encoding G patch domain-containing protein 8-like, whose protein sequence is MFNSDKEKKTKLTVSPQDQKEEKLRLDGNEPTPKNILCQDQNPSSPSPNVTTKIHPPLSVRKNQCSVRVKCSSLLAQTPRGHRHAKAGISFCFSKRAHLKLDSCASVFTDALDETSDHQEVQRQQQKLALQALLSQSPSPTQDDHHVHLDPMPLNTSSQKETDPTTQEGSLEMQVMYCTIEAERESCPEKCAPEFEIQPASSTDRAANDERSYECLMERSSLKNPGPTVNTVGHKNMTPGQLNAHYSKHDLQRSNEMDTLMTENCLREGDLRSKTFLNVVGKDGTKLKWPCQLVQYTSDEPRVSYSCNPLFLNFKSTEGKEKHIGTGKTNVCNVSDQPDRAVEQTPNTTQVDLGILKPKKHKHRRRGRIHMCQIDAVRRHRVACALSSFSQSPSEGQLEFKSTAASKLRIKQNCGDKRQKLRKRKNSEDETQQLHLKSIIVNAFSAPQRRRRKRQRLPPALRLARRKAFLHASIQSSAGSRDKYQWCRNFCKSKQDDSVTPLKSSSWHVLSELRSDGEFPACHWQRRCTSSSASSYPRRRRYSQPCSYIRKSNYNFPSYNYSQMSNSPDKDTGPKEKFHNYRDSEIYKKRNYYGICDRRCIVKQKYAIRKHKRHLRENRYPDCHNHATKRICFYRVYKDGDDQHDTERHWWYKRPNPDLRRYKGRSRYWLRSVVSHEQGNEQSGPMLRHSPASSSITSISDISGESGSYIKQSSPGQNDIKCPAEKSARTKHFYSRDNAPREKSLSPKSASIDRPEAVKSELQPVISDFGGKLKSAAQNLKSFPLTEQSPSSDKKVSNSRICALSLPLIGKLPSIKKGIKQAGMHKEKCSSSSWGNQVKTFLNGKSKPECQGVFKTAPIAMQNSTLPQVSPSLTDQRTAEHFGSSEIQKDASISHENLISILGKTSDKTSANLLQSSSIFPLTEKPITFTEEEIDKYRLLQLQAQQHVQQKHLQEQHDMPRSSIVAQMNQLPVPGPEPLNQTSQAPCLSYTINQHGALSTFSSFISCPSACLASCSSPSTQTPLCPTFPQPHFTPFPIPAVFYQASPAVMLATHPLHFISAAPFHHSHLHSHIAGLTFHPQPHASLLPSVITPAAMVAGRNLQIHPTAPQPMFPHHDLQQHPGIAS, encoded by the coding sequence ATGTTTaacagtgacaaggaaaaaaagacaaagttaACAGTTTCACCCCAAGAtcaaaaggaagaaaaactaaGGCTTGATGGGAACGAACCAACACCCAAAAACATCCTATGCCAAGATCAGAATCCAAGCTCTCCCTCCCCAAATGTAACAACCAAAATCCATCCACCTTTGTCAGTGCGTAAAAATCAGTGCTCTGTTCGGGTTAAGTGTTCCTCACTGCTAGCTCAGACGCCCAGAGGTCACCGGCATGCCAAGGCAGGAATCTCATTTTGTTTCTCCAAACGGGCTCACCTAAAGCTGGACTCTTGTGCATCAGTGTTCACTGATGCATTGGATGAAACTAGCGATCACCAGGAAGTCCAGAGACAGCAGCAGAAGTTGGCGCTGCAGGCCCTCTTGTCCCAATCTCCCTCACCCACACAAGATGATCATCATGTCCACCTGGATCCAATGCCACTAAACACTTCCTCTCAGAAGGAGACAGACCCGACCACTCAGGAAGGTAGTTTGGAGATGCAAGTGATGTACTGCACCatagaggcagagagagaaagttgtCCTGAAAAATGTGCTCCAGAATTTGAGATACAGCCAGCTAGTTCAACAGATAGGGCAGCTAATGATGAAAGGTCTTATGAATGCTTGATGGAGAGAAGCAGCCTGAAGAACCCAGGCCCTACTGTTAACACAGTGGGACATAAAAATATGACTCCAGGCCAACTCAATGCACATTACTCAAAACATGACTTACAAAGAAGTAATGAAATGGATACATTAATGACAGAGAACTGTTTACGTGAAGGTGACCTAAGAAGCAAAACTTTCTTAAATGTTGTTGGAAAGGATGGAACTAAGCTAAAATGGCCTTGCCAGCTTGTGCAGTACACCTCAGATGAACCCCGTGTGTCGTACAGCTGCAATCCACTTTTTCTGAATTTCAAATCCACAGAAGGCAAAGAGAAACACATAGGTACAGGGAAGACAAATGTGTGCAATGTCTCAGATCAACCCGACAGAGCCGTGGAACAGACCCCAAATACTACTCAAGTTGATTTAGGCATTTTAAAACCAAAGAAACATAAACATCGGAGGAGAGGAAGAATTCATATGTGTCAAATAGATGCTGTTAGGAGACACAGAGTGGCCTGTGCACTTAGCAGTTTTTCCCAATCACCTTCTGAAGGACAATTAGAATTCAAAAGCACGGCAGCTAGCAAACTGCGCATCAAGCAAAATTGCGGAGACAAGAGGCAAAAACTCAGGAAAAGAAAGAATTCGGAAGATGAAACACAACAACTGCACTTGAAAAGTATAATCGTAAATGCGTTTTCTGCCCCACAACGTCGAAGAAGGAAGCGTCAGAGGTTGCCTCCTGCTCTTCGACTGGCGAGACGCAAAGCTTTTTTGCATGCTTCCATACAGTCTTCTGCTGGAAGTAGGGATAAATACCAGTGGTGCAGAAACTTCTGCAAATCTAAACAAGATGACAGTGTGACTCCCCTCAAGTCAAGCTCATGGCATGTGTTGTCAGAATTAAGGTCCGATGGGGAATTTCCTGCTTGCCATTGGCAAAGGCGTTGTACGTCTTCATCAGCTTCCTCCTATCCCAGGAGGAGAAGATATAGTCAGCCTTGTTCTTACATAAGAAAATCAAATTACAACTTCCCAAGTTATAATTACAGTCAGATGTCAAACAGTCCAGACAAAGATACTGGACCCAAAGAAAAGTTCCACAATTACAGAGACTCAGAAATCTACAAGAAAAGAAACTACTATGGAATTTGTGACAGACGCTGTATTGTGAAACAGAAATATGCTATTAGAAAGCATAAAAGGCACCTCAGGGAGAACAGATATCCAGATTGCCATAATCATGCCACAAAAAGAATTTGTTTTTATAGAGTTTATAAGGATGGCGATGATCAACATGACACAGAAAGACACTGGTGGTACAAGAGACCAAACCCTGATCTAAGGAGGTATAAAGGAAGAAGCAGATATTGGCTAAGATCAGTCGTGAGTCACGAGCAGGGAAATGAGCAGTCTGGTCCTATGTTAAGACATAGTCCTGCTTCTTCTAGTATcaccagcatttcagacattaGTGGAGAATCTGGTTCTTATATTAAACAATCCTCTCCTGGGCAGAATGACATAAAATGTCCAGCAGAGAAATCTGCCAGGACAAAGCATTTTTATTCAAGAGACAATGCACCAAGAGAAAAGAGTCTGTCACCAAAATCAGCATCTATTGATAGACCAGAGGCAGTGAAATCAGAGCTCCAACCTGTTATTTCTGATTTTGGGGGGAAGCTAAAATCTGCTGCACAAAACTTGAAATCTTTTCCTTTGACAGAGCAGAGCCCATCTTCTGACAAAAAAGTCTCAAATAGCAGAATATGTGCTCTTTCACTCCCCTTGATTGGAAAACTTCCCTCAATAAAGAAAGGAATTAAACAAGCAGGAATGCACAAAGAGAAATGTAGCAGTAGTAGTTGGGGTAACCAAgttaaaacatttctaaatgGCAAATCAAAACCTGAATGCCAAGGAGTATTTAAAACTGCACCTATAGCCATGCAAAATTCAACTTTACCCCAAGTAAGTCCATCTTTAACTGATCAGAGAACTGCAGAACATTTTGGAAGCTCGGAAATACAGAAAGATGCATCCATCTCTCATGAAAACCTCATCAGCATTTTGGGAAAGACATCAGACAAAACCTCAGCTAATCTGCTGCAAAGCTCCTCCATCTTTCCCTTAACAGAGAAACCGATTACTTTCACAGAGGAAGAGATTGACAAGTACAGACTCCTCCAACTTCAGGCGCAGCAGCATGTGCAACAGAAACACCTCCAAGAGCAACATGACATGCCAAGAAGTTCAATTGTTGCTCAAATGAACCAACTACCAGTTCCTggtcctgagcctttaaatcaGACTAGTCAAGCTCCCTGTCTCTCATATACCATAAATCAGCATGGGGCACTTTCAACATTCTCTTCCTTCATTTCCTGTCCTTCAGCCTGCTTGGCATCCTGCAGCTCCCCATCTACCCAGACTCCTCTTTGTCCCACTTTTCCACAGCCCCATTTCACCCCTTTTCCAATTCCTGCTGTGTTCTATCAAGCTTCCCCTGCAGTAATGCTGGCAACACATcctcttcattttatttcagcagCACCATTCCACCATTCACATCTTCATTCTCATATCGCTGGCCTAACATTTCACCCCCAACCACATGCCTCATTACTCCCCTCTGTGATTACTCCAGCAGCCATGGTAGCTGGAAGGAATCTGCAAATCCACCCTACAGCCCCACAGCCCATGTTCCCTCATCACGATCTTCAGCAGCACCCTGGTATTGCTAGCTAG